The proteins below are encoded in one region of Winogradskyella helgolandensis:
- a CDS encoding metallophosphoesterase, giving the protein MIRWILFAILFIIITIYGFQAVRTVTKQTWVYYLFFIVALIVAGNFIYQFAAANEGRVLTTSKSFAFGFLLAFMAFNLVLLPFLIGEDIIRGIIGLYDKFVTKTDTFYVPSRRKFVSQVALGLAAIPFSSLLYGMFKGKYDFRVLKYTLHFEDLPEAFDGYRLTQISDIHSGSFDNREKIEYAVDLINEQESDVLLFTGDMVNNKASEMLPWMDTFGRLKAKDGKFSVLGNHDYGDYVDWNSPKEKAQNLEDLKTIQKDIGFDLLLNESRYLEKDGQRLALIGVENWGKGGFKKAGDLEKASSQIKADDFKILMSHDPSHWEAQVINDPYHYHLTLSGHTHGMQFGIEIPGWIKWSPAKWRYKQWAGIYTELNQHINVNRGFGYLGYPGRVGIWPEITVIELKKGSKSA; this is encoded by the coding sequence ATGATTCGCTGGATACTATTTGCCATTTTATTTATAATAATTACGATTTATGGCTTTCAAGCTGTAAGAACAGTAACCAAGCAGACTTGGGTGTATTATTTGTTTTTTATTGTAGCCCTCATTGTTGCAGGTAATTTTATCTATCAGTTCGCCGCAGCCAATGAAGGTCGTGTTTTAACAACCTCTAAAAGTTTCGCCTTCGGGTTTTTATTGGCATTTATGGCATTCAATTTAGTATTGTTACCCTTTTTAATTGGTGAAGATATTATTAGAGGGATTATTGGGTTGTACGATAAATTTGTTACTAAAACCGATACATTTTATGTGCCATCGCGCCGAAAATTTGTGAGTCAAGTCGCTTTAGGATTGGCGGCAATCCCATTTTCTTCTTTATTGTATGGTATGTTTAAGGGGAAGTATGATTTTAGAGTTCTAAAATACACCCTTCATTTTGAAGATTTACCAGAGGCTTTTGATGGGTATAGACTCACTCAAATTAGTGATATTCATTCGGGTAGTTTTGATAATCGCGAAAAAATAGAATACGCTGTAGATTTAATTAACGAACAAGAATCTGATGTGTTATTATTTACAGGCGATATGGTTAATAATAAGGCTTCAGAAATGTTGCCTTGGATGGATACCTTTGGAAGGCTGAAAGCGAAAGATGGTAAATTTTCGGTTTTAGGAAATCATGATTATGGAGATTATGTAGATTGGAATTCACCTAAAGAAAAAGCCCAAAACCTTGAGGATTTAAAAACAATACAAAAAGATATCGGTTTCGATTTATTATTAAACGAAAGTCGATATCTTGAAAAGGACGGTCAACGATTAGCCTTAATTGGAGTAGAGAATTGGGGCAAAGGAGGTTTTAAAAAAGCAGGTGACTTAGAAAAGGCCTCATCACAAATTAAGGCCGATGATTTTAAAATATTAATGTCGCACGATCCAAGTCATTGGGAAGCACAGGTGATTAATGATCCATATCACTATCATTTAACGTTAAGTGGACATACGCACGGCATGCAATTTGGGATTGAAATTCCAGGTTGGATAAAATGGAGTCCTGCAAAATGGAGATACAAACAATGGGCAGGAATCTATACTGAATTAAACCAGCATATCAATGTTAATAGAGGTTTTGGTTACCTAGGCTATCCAGGACGAGTTGGTATTTGGCCAGAAATCACAGTGATTGAGCTCAAAAAAGGGTCTAAAAGTGCATAA
- a CDS encoding thioredoxin family protein produces MSKFGELIDVEIPVLLDFYTESNNQSIAMHPILRDVAAALGDKAKVIKIDVDKNKDLAEALRVKGLPTLIIYKGGEMKWRHSGEQDADTLIGIIQEYI; encoded by the coding sequence ATGTCAAAATTTGGAGAATTAATAGATGTTGAAATACCAGTACTTCTAGATTTCTACACAGAATCTAATAATCAATCTATAGCTATGCATCCTATTCTAAGGGATGTTGCAGCAGCATTAGGCGATAAAGCCAAAGTGATTAAGATTGATGTAGATAAAAATAAAGATCTTGCAGAAGCATTGCGTGTTAAAGGTTTGCCAACCTTAATCATCTACAAAGGAGGTGAAATGAAATGGCGTCATAGTGGAGAACAAGATGCTGATACGTTGATTGGTATTATCCAAGAATACATATAA
- a CDS encoding polysaccharide deacetylase family protein yields MQIIPAKTPGFVKLVFPNFIWNINTKNKELYLTFDDGPTPEITDWVLSKLEGHNAKATFFCIGNNIEKYPEIFKNIISKGHTIGNHTYNHLKGWKHKTADYLDDVEKTQSLIHSKIQTLNTNTLNDQQWNLSLFRPPYGKFNSKQSKQLQKLGYKIVLWDVLSYDWDASVSESACLKNVTSTAKEGSIIVFHDSVKASPNLKHVLPKVLEYFSERGFVFKGLN; encoded by the coding sequence ATGCAGATTATTCCAGCTAAAACGCCAGGGTTTGTAAAATTAGTGTTCCCAAATTTTATCTGGAATATCAATACCAAAAACAAAGAACTCTATTTAACCTTTGATGATGGTCCAACTCCTGAAATTACGGATTGGGTACTTTCAAAATTAGAAGGTCATAATGCTAAAGCCACTTTCTTTTGTATTGGAAATAATATTGAAAAATATCCTGAGATTTTCAAAAATATTATTTCAAAAGGTCATACCATCGGAAACCATACTTACAATCATTTAAAAGGTTGGAAGCACAAAACAGCGGATTATCTTGATGATGTTGAGAAAACACAATCATTAATACATTCTAAAATCCAAACATTAAACACCAATACACTAAACGATCAACAATGGAATTTGAGTTTATTCCGTCCTCCATACGGTAAGTTTAACTCTAAACAGAGCAAACAACTCCAAAAACTAGGCTATAAAATTGTTTTATGGGATGTTTTATCTTATGATTGGGATGCATCAGTATCTGAATCTGCTTGTCTTAAAAATGTAACTTCAACAGCCAAAGAAGGAAGTATTATTGTGTTTCACGATAGCGTGAAAGCTTCGCCTAATTTAAAACATGTACTCCCTAAAGTTTTAGAATATTTTAGCGAAAGAGGGTTTGTTTTTAAAGGTTTGAATTAA